Proteins encoded in a region of the Methanomassiliicoccales archaeon genome:
- a CDS encoding aminotransferase class I/II-fold pyridoxal phosphate-dependent enzyme yields MNVLDLRSDTVTLPSKEMLDSITSAELGDDVFGEDPTVNQLQRLAAERFGAEASLLVPSGTMANLVSVMTHCRRGDEVIVEQDAHIYYYEVGGLSAIAGTIPRWIKGDMGIYTAQQLRDTVRAPDLHLPPTTLVSIENTHNRAGGTVWTPKQVEEVAETAHDLGAKVHIDGARIFNACVALDVSPREYMRHVDSISFCLSKGLSCPVGSLIVSNADFISKARKNRKILGGGMRQAGVIAAPGIVALNTMVDRLKEDHENAKRLAKGLSGIDGVRIDMMTVQTNIVLADVSGTGMTSEEVSDRLEKEGVLVVTFGPKTIRFVTHHGIVANDIENALARAEKALESRSR; encoded by the coding sequence ATGAATGTCCTAGACCTCAGGAGCGACACGGTCACACTACCATCGAAGGAGATGCTGGACAGTATCACGAGCGCCGAGCTGGGCGATGACGTATTCGGGGAGGACCCCACGGTCAACCAACTGCAGCGCCTGGCGGCCGAGCGATTCGGGGCGGAAGCCTCCCTTCTCGTGCCCTCGGGCACCATGGCGAATCTGGTATCGGTCATGACCCATTGCCGCCGAGGCGATGAAGTGATCGTGGAGCAAGATGCGCATATCTACTACTACGAGGTGGGAGGGTTGTCAGCGATCGCCGGCACCATTCCCCGCTGGATCAAGGGGGACATGGGCATCTACACCGCCCAGCAGCTCCGTGACACCGTCAGAGCGCCGGATTTGCATCTGCCCCCGACAACGCTGGTGAGCATCGAGAATACGCACAATCGAGCCGGAGGTACAGTGTGGACGCCGAAGCAGGTGGAAGAAGTGGCCGAGACCGCTCACGACCTTGGGGCGAAGGTGCACATCGACGGCGCGCGCATCTTCAACGCCTGCGTCGCTCTGGACGTCTCACCGAGAGAATATATGCGCCACGTCGACTCTATATCGTTCTGCCTCTCCAAGGGTCTGAGTTGCCCCGTCGGCTCGCTCATCGTTTCCAATGCGGACTTCATATCCAAGGCAAGGAAGAACCGCAAGATCCTGGGTGGAGGGATGAGGCAGGCAGGGGTGATCGCGGCACCCGGCATCGTGGCGCTTAACACCATGGTCGACCGCCTGAAGGAGGACCACGAGAACGCCAAGCGCCTGGCCAAAGGGCTGTCCGGCATCGATGGAGTGCGGATCGACATGATGACGGTGCAGACGAACATCGTCTTGGCCGACGTTTCTGGCACAGGAATGACCTCCGAGGAGGTGAGCGATCGGCTCGAGAAAGAAGGGGTGCTGGTGGTGACCTTCGGACCGAAGACGATACGTTTCGTCACGCACCACGGCATCGTGGCCAATGACATCGAGAACGCGCTCGCCCGGGCTGAGAAGGCCCTCGAATCGAGGTCGCGCTAG
- a CDS encoding glycosyltransferase: MMRCAVMQAFPPHKYNLQAPTANPFQLLKHAPMDLEIDLYYFSGASEHRASSEACINLLRLASARELPRPEKARRLWHLSLARARGFPGSVGMFPPAAEIAERINESKPDLVWMYPHWLIDWMPKLKCSNVMVSGPDSAVLHNERALGYGDLDAAGIRREKRLLRCNLRLEKAWGKTSARMHMVGQEDVRRYLELNNGNAKAFYVPHPLYDVVPIKTSIAHRPGKLRVFFSGGGGTVFVGSHLRRAIDSISMRKDLSDRVEFRFVGKGYEEYARRLENSGFATSMANWVDSYEEELATGQVHIFPIAVGTGTKGKVLTALGCGLLCIGSNFTFENIQIDTDRDCLRYRQPEEVAEMLSTILDDRERYSKIALATAEKVKEKHSSAKVSAQFWNEALNP, encoded by the coding sequence ATGATGCGCTGCGCAGTCATGCAAGCCTTCCCCCCGCACAAGTACAACCTGCAAGCGCCCACCGCGAACCCGTTCCAGTTGCTCAAGCATGCGCCCATGGATTTGGAGATCGACCTCTACTATTTCTCAGGAGCATCGGAGCACAGGGCGTCGAGCGAGGCATGCATCAACCTCCTTCGCTTGGCGAGCGCGCGGGAACTGCCCCGCCCCGAGAAGGCGCGTCGGCTTTGGCACCTGTCCCTGGCGCGAGCAAGAGGATTCCCGGGCAGCGTGGGCATGTTTCCGCCGGCGGCCGAAATCGCGGAAAGGATCAATGAGTCAAAGCCGGACCTGGTTTGGATGTACCCTCACTGGCTGATCGATTGGATGCCCAAGCTGAAGTGTTCCAACGTGATGGTCTCCGGTCCCGATTCCGCCGTCCTGCACAACGAGAGGGCGCTTGGCTACGGGGACCTGGACGCTGCAGGAATCAGAAGGGAGAAGAGGCTCCTCCGCTGCAACCTCAGGCTGGAGAAGGCCTGGGGCAAGACGAGCGCCCGCATGCACATGGTCGGCCAGGAGGACGTCAGGCGATATCTCGAGCTGAACAACGGGAACGCAAAGGCATTCTACGTCCCGCACCCCCTCTACGACGTCGTCCCGATTAAGACTAGTATCGCGCATAGGCCGGGCAAGCTGAGAGTGTTCTTCTCCGGAGGGGGAGGCACGGTCTTCGTCGGCAGCCATCTTAGGCGGGCTATCGACTCGATCTCCATGAGGAAAGACTTGTCGGACCGGGTGGAGTTCCGCTTCGTGGGCAAGGGCTACGAGGAGTATGCCCGCAGGCTCGAGAATTCTGGATTCGCCACCTCTATGGCAAATTGGGTGGATAGCTATGAGGAGGAACTCGCCACTGGTCAGGTGCACATCTTCCCCATCGCCGTCGGCACCGGGACCAAGGGAAAGGTCCTCACCGCCCTCGGATGCGGGCTTCTCTGCATCGGCTCGAATTTCACCTTCGAGAACATCCAGATCGATACGGATAGGGACTGTCTCCGATACCGGCAACCGGAGGAAGTGGCGGAAATGCTCTCTACCATTCTTGACGACAGGGAAAGATACTCCAAGATCGCACTAGCCACGGCGGAGAAGGTCAAGGAGAAGCACTCGTCGGCCAAGGTGAGCGCGCAGTTCTGGAATGAGGCCCTGAATCCCTAG
- a CDS encoding glycosyltransferase — translation MNDLRVLTLVRTSAMGGIETYVLDFGSYLRQRNVRLTVASEHRPLLAAAMDRGLGAVPLPPFAFADKATQAGQIGGFLKAMNALVKHVRSEKIQLIHVNASSTSALLLGLCLSRRVGLPFVLTFHGSRTLDWPLFRLVAGVVSRFSMATVSVSHAVAASLKEALGEHVQPTVIYGGVPSVPVPMVDREWKRIGFVGRLSEEKGPLQLVRAMPLALKEDPGIRLSIIGEGPEREKILEAVSALGIGHAVTVEGWVDHAALPARLAQLGLLVMPSHSEGMGSVMLEAMLCQTPVLATAVGGIPEAVTDGETGYLIPDPEPSTIAQGILRALGSSAADRVGERARERVLSEFSYDRALANWCGIISRIVPRRGEPAE, via the coding sequence TTGAACGATCTGCGCGTTCTGACCTTGGTCAGGACCTCCGCCATGGGAGGTATCGAGACCTACGTGCTCGATTTCGGGAGCTACCTGAGACAGAGGAACGTCCGCCTGACGGTGGCTTCCGAGCATCGACCGTTGCTGGCCGCCGCTATGGATCGGGGGTTGGGCGCAGTGCCCCTTCCCCCATTCGCATTCGCTGACAAGGCGACGCAAGCAGGTCAGATCGGGGGATTCCTCAAGGCGATGAATGCGCTGGTGAAGCACGTCCGCAGCGAGAAGATCCAATTGATCCACGTGAACGCCTCATCGACCTCGGCGCTGCTCTTGGGGCTATGCCTCTCCCGCCGGGTCGGTTTGCCGTTCGTCCTAACCTTCCATGGATCGAGGACCCTTGATTGGCCCCTGTTCCGTCTGGTGGCCGGCGTCGTCTCCCGTTTCTCCATGGCCACGGTGAGCGTTTCGCACGCCGTCGCGGCCTCTTTGAAGGAGGCATTGGGAGAGCACGTGCAACCGACGGTGATATACGGCGGGGTTCCGAGCGTCCCAGTTCCGATGGTGGATAGGGAATGGAAGAGGATTGGCTTCGTAGGTCGATTGAGCGAGGAGAAAGGCCCGCTGCAGCTTGTCAGGGCTATGCCATTGGCCCTCAAGGAGGATCCCGGGATACGTCTCTCGATTATCGGGGAAGGACCGGAGCGGGAGAAGATACTCGAGGCGGTGAGCGCCCTGGGGATCGGCCATGCCGTGACCGTCGAAGGATGGGTGGATCATGCCGCGCTCCCTGCGAGGCTCGCTCAGCTAGGGCTCCTGGTCATGCCATCCCATAGCGAAGGTATGGGGAGCGTGATGCTCGAGGCGATGCTCTGCCAGACCCCGGTCCTGGCGACCGCGGTCGGCGGCATACCGGAGGCGGTGACAGATGGAGAGACCGGCTATCTGATTCCAGATCCAGAGCCATCGACGATAGCCCAAGGCATACTGCGGGCACTCGGATCATCGGCCGCCGATCGCGTCGGCGAGCGGGCGAGGGAGAGGGTCCTGAGCGAGTTCTCCTATGATAGGGCGCTCGCGAATTGGTGCGGCATCATCTCCAGGATCGTACCCCGGAGGGGCGAGCCTGCGGAATAG
- a CDS encoding glycosyltransferase family 10, producing the protein MPVVKLSSQSREWPWFRQTPGSKGAWGECQFTVDPSVQECDFWVVYEGLAERESANCPKENTVLIAGEPASIRSYDRDFLSQFGRVITVQRRLKHDNAVRSQVALPWWVGMRLIPTSNRLHKWENGSNLDYDRLKTMERPSKSKMISVLTSDKTRTKGHRKRLEFARRLESEFGAEVDVFIYGKNGPADKWDAIADYRYHIAIENCRCPDYFTEKLSDTFLGFSHPLYYGCTNIGEYFPRGSFTEIDINDWESSIQTIRKAIDDDRFAHFREELMMARELILDQYNLFPTVAEMVKSSNASARSGRTVLDPEVKKPRRPWESLQTIFSKC; encoded by the coding sequence ATGCCAGTCGTGAAGCTATCCTCTCAGTCCCGTGAATGGCCCTGGTTCAGACAGACGCCTGGATCGAAAGGGGCCTGGGGAGAATGCCAGTTCACCGTGGATCCATCCGTTCAGGAGTGCGACTTCTGGGTCGTCTATGAAGGGTTGGCCGAGAGGGAGTCGGCGAACTGCCCCAAGGAGAACACGGTCCTGATAGCGGGCGAACCGGCCTCGATACGGAGCTACGATCGCGATTTCCTTTCTCAATTCGGCAGAGTGATCACCGTCCAGCGCAGGCTCAAGCACGACAACGCGGTGCGTTCGCAGGTGGCATTGCCCTGGTGGGTCGGTATGCGGCTGATTCCCACCTCCAACCGGCTTCACAAATGGGAGAACGGCAGCAATCTGGACTATGACAGGCTCAAGACGATGGAGAGGCCCAGCAAGAGCAAGATGATCTCGGTCCTGACCTCGGATAAGACCCGGACGAAAGGCCATAGGAAGAGGCTGGAATTCGCAAGAAGGCTGGAGTCAGAGTTCGGAGCAGAGGTGGACGTCTTCATCTATGGCAAGAACGGGCCCGCCGACAAGTGGGATGCAATCGCAGACTACCGATATCACATCGCCATCGAGAACTGTCGATGTCCGGACTATTTCACCGAGAAGCTATCGGACACGTTTCTCGGGTTCTCGCATCCCCTGTACTATGGCTGCACCAATATTGGCGAATACTTCCCGAGGGGGTCGTTCACCGAGATCGACATCAATGATTGGGAATCGTCCATCCAGACCATCCGAAAGGCTATTGACGATGACAGGTTCGCCCACTTTAGGGAGGAGCTGATGATGGCTAGAGAGCTGATTCTGGACCAATACAACCTCTTTCCCACAGTCGCTGAGATGGTCAAGTCTTCCAATGCTAGTGCACGTTCAGGCCGCACCGTCTTGGATCCCGAGGTAAAGAAGCCAAGAAGACCGTGGGAATCGCTGCAGACGATCTTCTCCAAATGCTAG
- a CDS encoding integrase core domain-containing protein → MPDKVSCWYTEEQIDKRKVWEWFKVRKYAVNRVRQGESQANAARLAGVRKPTTIGKVERWHRTPEDEILQQLQGDPQLFRRLLPGFMEWYNCGRPHLSLDKRTPLEVFLVDFMNPEEITGLASIHEVA, encoded by the coding sequence ATGCCAGACAAGGTGTCCTGTTGGTATACTGAGGAGCAGATAGATAAACGCAAGGTCTGGGAATGGTTCAAGGTGCGTAAGTACGCCGTGAACCGTGTCCGACAGGGCGAGAGCCAGGCGAATGCCGCTCGACTGGCCGGGGTGCGCAAGCCGACGACAATCGGCAAGGTGGAGCGATGGCACCGAACGCCGGAGGACGAGATCCTCCAGCAGCTGCAGGGCGACCCGCAGCTGTTCCGGCGTCTGCTGCCTGGCTTCATGGAATGGTACAACTGCGGGCGTCCTCACTTATCGCTTGACAAGAGGACGCCATTGGAGGTCTTCCTCGTAGATTTCATGAATCCGGAGGAGATTACTGGTCTCGCAAGCATCCACGAGGTCGCTTGA
- a CDS encoding glycosyltransferase family 2 protein: MDHQVFGVLPTPVEASVIIVTYNVDLALLQENLEALKAQQNGSFEVLIIDNSDAKDASSTARMFTCEYVRLQKNFGLQIGRNIGAMLARGAICIFLDDDAIPAPGFVRGHLDAHKRPGVVAVRGRCLGRTENQLNILAFHYDLGPVAKPSPINLEGNSSFKRGALIMVGGFNMNIPVQGGFEGTELLSRIIKQNNGGLSIYDPAPLIYHDYSTDPIKLLRKYVRHGRIRRGLENSGVEPSSVMAGFDQEHVELIPFVRKAIWKRAFLALGVFFVGSMAARIL, from the coding sequence GTGGACCATCAGGTCTTCGGGGTCTTGCCAACACCTGTTGAGGCAAGCGTCATCATAGTCACCTACAACGTCGACCTGGCCCTGCTCCAGGAGAACCTGGAAGCCCTCAAAGCCCAGCAGAATGGAAGCTTCGAGGTGCTCATCATCGACAACAGCGATGCAAAGGATGCATCTTCCACCGCCCGCATGTTCACCTGCGAGTATGTCCGGCTGCAGAAGAACTTCGGGCTGCAGATCGGCAGGAATATTGGCGCAATGCTTGCTAGGGGCGCCATCTGCATCTTTCTGGACGATGATGCGATCCCCGCGCCTGGCTTCGTGAGGGGGCACCTGGACGCGCACAAGCGTCCAGGGGTGGTGGCCGTGAGAGGGCGTTGCCTTGGAAGGACCGAGAACCAGCTCAACATCCTCGCCTTCCATTATGACCTCGGACCCGTGGCCAAGCCGTCCCCGATCAACCTCGAGGGCAATTCATCGTTCAAGCGGGGCGCTCTGATAATGGTGGGGGGATTCAACATGAACATCCCCGTCCAGGGGGGCTTCGAAGGCACCGAGCTCTTGTCGCGGATCATCAAGCAGAACAATGGCGGACTGTCAATCTACGACCCTGCGCCACTGATCTATCACGATTATTCGACCGATCCGATCAAGCTCCTTCGCAAGTACGTGCGTCATGGCCGGATAAGAAGAGGTCTGGAGAACAGTGGGGTCGAACCTTCTTCGGTGATGGCGGGGTTCGATCAAGAGCATGTTGAGCTGATACCGTTCGTCAGAAAGGCGATCTGGAAAAGAGCCTTTCTCGCTCTTGGCGTGTTCTTCGTTGGCTCGATGGCCGCAAGGATACTGTGA
- a CDS encoding alanine--glyoxylate aminotransferase family protein: protein MSNRLFTVGPVEVFPDTLQAMAKPMIIHRGEDYKRLQRGIVERLHKVLDTDMHIMMAPASATGFLESCVRCGVDERTMGLSNGSFGDRWASIGSANGKKVKKVEVPWGKAIRCLDVADKMEPGIEAVTLVSNESSTGVLNPTAEIVKTLRAEYDPLIFVDGVTSVGAVDLKLREMDIDALVFGTQKAFALPPGLAIICVSDRLLKKAEKVKNRGYYFDLIEIKKMADKDLPLTTPPVSIMYGLDHQLDKMLREGMARRYARHHEMAEAVRKWATKRFKLYAEEGYRSETITVVESGKLPFEMLDKKLKERGFEVSPGYGKIKDDTFRIGHMGDLTMKDINDLTGTLDGILEEMK, encoded by the coding sequence GTGAGCAATAGACTATTCACTGTAGGCCCTGTCGAGGTCTTTCCGGACACGCTGCAAGCCATGGCCAAGCCGATGATCATCCATCGTGGGGAGGACTACAAGCGATTGCAGCGCGGAATAGTGGAGAGATTGCACAAGGTGCTGGACACGGATATGCACATCATGATGGCGCCCGCTTCGGCGACGGGTTTCTTGGAGAGCTGCGTGCGCTGCGGCGTCGACGAGAGGACGATGGGCTTGAGCAACGGCTCGTTCGGCGATCGCTGGGCCTCCATAGGTAGCGCCAACGGAAAGAAGGTGAAGAAGGTCGAGGTGCCCTGGGGCAAGGCCATCCGCTGCCTGGACGTGGCGGACAAGATGGAGCCAGGGATCGAGGCTGTAACCCTGGTCTCCAACGAGAGCAGCACCGGCGTGCTCAATCCGACCGCGGAGATAGTGAAGACGCTGAGGGCGGAGTACGATCCTCTGATATTCGTCGATGGCGTCACCTCGGTAGGCGCCGTCGACCTCAAGCTCCGAGAAATGGACATCGACGCCCTGGTGTTCGGCACGCAGAAGGCCTTCGCCCTGCCTCCTGGCTTGGCGATCATCTGCGTCTCCGACCGCCTGCTGAAGAAGGCAGAAAAGGTGAAGAACCGCGGCTATTACTTCGACCTCATCGAGATCAAGAAGATGGCGGACAAAGACCTGCCCTTGACCACCCCGCCCGTCAGCATCATGTACGGCCTCGACCACCAGTTGGACAAGATGCTCCGAGAGGGCATGGCGCGGCGATATGCCCGACACCACGAGATGGCGGAGGCGGTCAGGAAGTGGGCCACGAAGCGTTTCAAGCTCTATGCCGAGGAAGGCTATCGCTCGGAAACCATCACCGTGGTGGAATCCGGCAAGCTTCCGTTCGAGATGCTGGACAAGAAGCTCAAGGAGCGGGGGTTCGAGGTCTCGCCCGGGTATGGCAAGATCAAGGACGACACCTTCCGCATCGGGCATATGGGCGACCTCACCATGAAGGACATCAACGACCTTACAGGAACATTGGACGGGATACTGGAGGAGATGAAATGA
- the serA gene encoding phosphoglycerate dehydrogenase → MKLLVTDELSKDGLEILTKGSGVQVDVKPGIPQDELIRIIPEYEGLIIRSGTKVTKEVVAAGKKLKVIGRAGVGVDNVDVEAATRRGILVMNTPMGNIVSAAEHTMAMMLTLTRKIVWADASLKSGKWERGKFIGTELNGKTLGIVGVGRVGSEVAKRAKSFQMKMVGFDPFLPPEVAVKLGVRLLPLEKVIEEADVITIHAPLTPSTKHIIGKAQFEMMKPNVMLINCARGGIVDEEALYDVLKSKKIAGAALDVFENEPPKGSKLLELDNIVVTPHLGASTKEAQDKVSLEMAECVKAFLSEGRISNAVNAPVGKIDPKVLPFMPVAEMLASFAFQMVDGPVKRVEVSCYGEIATLDTRMVTTSALIGVLSNIIGEQVNIINAGSIAKEKGIQVVESKVEESTRYQNMVSVNVHSDGIKHEVRGTAFPSSQPRLLGVDEYDIDMPIEGDFLLTMHNDVPGMIGRVGTILGEKHINIARMGVGRESKGGKAVMLVAVDNIVPKELLDKLKGLKDFSEARFIRMSQRPKEYMVV, encoded by the coding sequence ATGAAGCTGCTAGTGACGGACGAGCTCTCTAAGGATGGATTGGAGATACTGACCAAAGGCTCGGGGGTGCAGGTGGACGTCAAACCAGGTATCCCGCAGGACGAGTTGATCCGCATCATCCCAGAGTACGAAGGGCTGATCATACGCAGCGGGACCAAGGTCACTAAGGAGGTGGTCGCCGCCGGCAAGAAGCTGAAGGTCATCGGCCGGGCGGGCGTGGGCGTCGATAACGTGGACGTCGAGGCAGCGACCCGGAGAGGCATTCTGGTCATGAACACGCCCATGGGCAACATCGTCTCCGCGGCCGAGCACACCATGGCCATGATGCTGACGCTGACGCGGAAGATCGTCTGGGCCGACGCTTCCCTCAAGTCTGGCAAGTGGGAGCGAGGTAAGTTCATCGGCACGGAGCTCAACGGCAAGACCCTGGGCATCGTCGGGGTAGGTAGGGTCGGGAGTGAGGTGGCCAAGCGCGCCAAGTCCTTCCAGATGAAGATGGTGGGTTTCGATCCCTTCCTCCCTCCCGAGGTCGCCGTCAAGCTCGGCGTCCGCCTATTGCCCCTGGAGAAGGTGATCGAGGAAGCCGACGTCATCACCATCCACGCTCCTCTGACGCCTTCGACGAAACACATCATTGGCAAAGCCCAGTTCGAAATGATGAAGCCGAACGTCATGCTTATCAATTGCGCCCGGGGTGGCATCGTGGACGAGGAAGCGCTTTACGATGTTCTGAAGAGCAAGAAGATCGCCGGTGCGGCGCTGGACGTCTTCGAGAACGAGCCGCCAAAGGGCTCGAAGTTGCTGGAACTGGACAACATCGTCGTCACTCCGCATCTGGGTGCCAGCACCAAGGAGGCGCAGGACAAGGTCTCTCTAGAGATGGCGGAATGCGTGAAAGCGTTCCTCAGCGAAGGGCGCATCTCCAACGCCGTCAACGCTCCCGTGGGCAAGATCGATCCCAAGGTGCTGCCCTTCATGCCCGTGGCCGAGATGCTCGCCAGTTTCGCATTCCAGATGGTGGATGGGCCAGTGAAGAGGGTGGAGGTGAGCTGCTACGGTGAGATCGCCACCCTGGACACCAGGATGGTGACAACCTCCGCATTGATCGGCGTATTGTCGAACATCATCGGCGAGCAGGTGAACATCATCAACGCCGGCTCCATCGCCAAAGAGAAGGGCATCCAGGTGGTGGAGAGCAAGGTCGAGGAGTCCACCCGATACCAGAACATGGTCTCGGTCAATGTGCATTCGGACGGCATCAAGCACGAGGTCCGAGGGACAGCCTTCCCCTCCTCTCAGCCCAGGCTCCTGGGCGTGGACGAATACGATATCGACATGCCCATCGAGGGTGATTTCCTGCTCACCATGCACAACGACGTGCCGGGTATGATCGGGCGCGTAGGCACCATACTGGGCGAGAAGCACATCAACATCGCTCGCATGGGCGTAGGGCGTGAGTCCAAAGGCGGCAAGGCGGTCATGCTGGTGGCGGTCGACAACATCGTGCCCAAGGAGCTCCTGGATAAACTGAAAGGACTCAAGGACTTCAGCGAGGCACGCTTCATCCGCATGAGCCAGCGGCCAAAGGAGTACATGGTGGTCTGA
- a CDS encoding MTH1187 family thiamine-binding protein, giving the protein MAGSMLADFPADLWTMTSKDLVIVPRSSGMQGGSDLIAQFKVLPVGKGESLSEYVAECVRMVKESGLKHQLTPMSTIVEGDLDEVMEVILRCHKKMREMSNRVVTSIEIDDRGGSEDAMTFKVRSVEGKLRSK; this is encoded by the coding sequence ATGGCTGGCTCAATGCTGGCTGACTTTCCGGCCGACCTCTGGACCATGACCTCGAAAGATTTGGTCATCGTACCACGGTCTAGCGGAATGCAAGGAGGGAGCGATCTGATCGCACAGTTCAAAGTGTTGCCAGTTGGCAAGGGAGAAAGCTTGAGCGAGTACGTGGCGGAATGCGTGCGGATGGTGAAAGAGAGCGGCCTGAAGCATCAGCTCACTCCCATGTCGACCATAGTGGAAGGAGACCTGGACGAGGTTATGGAGGTCATCTTGCGCTGCCACAAGAAGATGCGAGAGATGAGCAACCGAGTGGTGACCAGCATCGAGATAGATGATCGAGGTGGCTCTGAGGACGCCATGACCTTCAAGGTGAGAAGTGTGGAGGGTAAGCTGCGCTCGAAGTGA
- a CDS encoding ATP-dependent DNA helicase — protein MDLFPYAPREHQQDFIEAVSNVLEKERHIVLESGTGTGKTICALTAALQVALKQGKKVVYLTRTNSQQRQVLLELRKINQLSPVFGMGVQGRQSTCPLLMRDQELKQGNAEELSRLCSEKKRRTLADRNDGCVFYRNLLETDFEEVEAYCKQRLPTVEEFVEYCDGRSICPYELSKELLSDATVVIAPYAYFFMPFVRSAFLERMNVVMAELIIVVDEAHNLPDYARETRSAQLSRRSLDLVRKEVDEYGDPELLNGISLLDFVNVLEKLMDDALDEYLIDDDGLIPPDLIDSGLLSAFSTTSRSLSIAAKAMMTHGEIVRENKKEQGRLPRSYIYSFGAFISFWLNMDEEYYVKLIVGGENPCFEGSCLDPSLACSFFEESAGSLHMSGTLAPLYEYRDSIGLPKDSAMRTFPSHFPPENRAVLFAEDVTTKFEEIAQDEGIIPRLEDHVVTLCNAVDRNTVVFFPSYALMERFLQDRVLLRIRKNVHLEERGMAQSELMETVAQFKRPSEKGAVLFAVMGGRISEGIDFPDRELQMALLAGVPYPKPTAKQRALLHYYEMKFGKGWEYTVKVPASRKMQQAMGRLIRNENDIGAAVILDKRAKQFADRFESRASEDLLKDVLAFFAERERGAKSS, from the coding sequence ATGGACCTTTTCCCTTACGCACCGAGAGAGCACCAACAGGATTTCATCGAGGCCGTGTCCAACGTTCTGGAGAAGGAAAGGCACATCGTTCTGGAGAGCGGCACCGGGACCGGCAAGACCATCTGTGCGCTCACTGCAGCGTTGCAGGTGGCTCTCAAGCAGGGCAAGAAGGTGGTGTATCTGACCAGAACGAACTCGCAGCAACGCCAGGTGCTGCTCGAGCTGAGGAAGATCAACCAGCTCAGCCCCGTCTTCGGCATGGGCGTCCAGGGGAGGCAGAGCACCTGCCCCCTGTTGATGCGCGACCAGGAGCTCAAGCAAGGCAACGCAGAGGAACTCTCGAGGCTCTGTTCGGAGAAGAAGCGCCGCACGCTCGCGGACCGCAATGACGGCTGCGTCTTCTACCGCAACCTCCTGGAGACCGATTTCGAGGAGGTGGAAGCGTACTGCAAGCAGCGCCTGCCCACCGTGGAGGAGTTCGTGGAGTACTGCGATGGACGTAGCATCTGTCCATACGAGCTGTCCAAGGAGCTGCTCTCCGACGCCACGGTGGTCATCGCCCCCTATGCCTACTTCTTCATGCCCTTCGTTCGCAGCGCCTTCCTGGAGAGGATGAACGTGGTCATGGCGGAGCTGATCATCGTGGTGGACGAGGCGCACAACCTGCCGGACTACGCCCGGGAGACGAGGAGCGCGCAGCTTTCCAGGCGCTCCCTGGACCTGGTGCGAAAGGAGGTCGATGAATACGGAGATCCGGAACTGCTCAACGGCATCAGCCTGCTGGATTTCGTCAACGTGCTGGAGAAGCTCATGGACGATGCGCTGGACGAGTATCTCATCGATGACGACGGTCTCATTCCCCCGGATCTCATCGATAGCGGCCTGCTCTCGGCCTTCTCCACTACCTCCCGTTCGTTGTCCATAGCCGCCAAGGCCATGATGACCCACGGCGAGATAGTCCGGGAGAACAAGAAGGAGCAAGGCCGCCTTCCCCGATCGTACATCTACTCTTTCGGCGCATTCATCAGCTTCTGGCTCAACATGGACGAAGAGTACTACGTCAAGCTAATCGTGGGAGGAGAGAACCCTTGCTTCGAAGGCTCATGCCTCGATCCTTCCTTGGCCTGCTCGTTCTTCGAGGAGAGCGCCGGCTCTCTGCACATGTCCGGCACGCTGGCCCCGCTCTACGAATACCGCGATTCCATCGGATTGCCGAAGGACAGCGCCATGCGCACCTTCCCCTCGCACTTCCCGCCCGAGAACCGGGCGGTGCTCTTCGCTGAGGACGTGACCACCAAGTTCGAGGAGATTGCCCAGGACGAGGGCATCATCCCTCGATTGGAAGACCACGTGGTCACCCTGTGCAACGCCGTGGACCGCAACACGGTGGTCTTCTTTCCTTCCTACGCGCTGATGGAGCGCTTCCTCCAGGACAGGGTGTTGCTGCGCATCCGAAAGAACGTTCACCTGGAGGAGAGGGGCATGGCCCAGTCGGAGCTCATGGAAACCGTGGCGCAGTTCAAGCGCCCCAGTGAGAAAGGGGCGGTGCTCTTCGCCGTCATGGGTGGGCGGATCAGCGAGGGCATCGACTTCCCGGACCGGGAGTTGCAGATGGCGCTTTTGGCCGGTGTGCCCTATCCCAAACCAACGGCCAAGCAGAGGGCGCTCCTGCACTACTATGAAATGAAGTTCGGCAAGGGCTGGGAATACACCGTCAAAGTGCCCGCCTCGCGCAAGATGCAGCAGGCCATGGGGCGCTTGATCAGGAACGAGAACGACATCGGGGCGGCGGTCATTCTGGACAAGCGGGCAAAGCAGTTCGCCGACCGCTTCGAGTCGAGGGCGAGCGAGGATCTCCTGAAGGACGTCCTGGCGTTCTTCGCTGAACGGGAGAGGGGTGCGAAAAGTTCTTAA